AATCCAAAGCCCGCATGGAAGGCTGGCTGAACGACAGTGGAGGCGTCAACTTTCGAGCCTTGGCAAAGATGACCAATAGGGCGCTCCAGGGATAGTGTGCCCGAAACTGACAACCATCACAAAATGCATGGCTGGTGCCAGATACGTAGGATCATGAAGTGGGGCCATACTGAACTTCTTCTGGCTTCAAGCAAATGCCAAGGCTGGGCTGAGTATTAGTATCTGCCTTTTTTTCCGACGCGCCCAAAAATTCTCTATATAAGCCTTCCTGCTAGCTGCGACAATGCCAGTCAAAGGCCCTTTGGTTCTCTGAAACCTCTCCTATTTCTGCTCACTGTATCCTGTTTTCTTCTGACTCTGGTTTCTGTTATTTGGTTCTTGGTAAGCGCTCATTACACAAATGAGGCTCCGTTCTGTCGCTATTGGCACCAGCTTGCTCGGTGCTACCGCAGTATCTGCTGCGAAGAGCAGTTTACCAGTCGACAAGGTATATGGCACAAATGTGAGTGCTAGAACTGTTTTATTCTTTGTATTTCGTATTTAATCTCTGACTGTTCATTCAACAGCTTGGAAGTTGGTATGTTAAGCAACTCAAATCCGATAACTATGATCAGGTCTAACCTCATTACAGGTTGCTGGTCGAGCCTTGGATGCTCCCCAATGAATGGGTCAATAAAATGGGTGGTGACAGCTGCGAGTCCGATTGTTCATCTTGCGCATACAGTGAATTGTATGTGTTTCTCCTGGGCTCGTGAATTCGGCTAATGCCTATCCCTTCAGTGATTTGGTCAAAAAGATCGGCCAAGAGAGGGCTGATAAAGTATTTGATGAGCATTGGTGAGTAGTAAGATTCACCAAGCTAACGCGAGAATAACCCCCTTTGTGGTTAGGGCCACTTGGTTCACCGAGAAGGATGCGGACATTATTAAAAACGCTGGTCTCAACATGATTCGAATTCCTCTTGGTTACTGGATCGTTGAGTCCCTTGTGGACCGCTCAACTGAGCACTACGTATGTCCATATATTAACACACCGGTATATATTTAACCAAAGTTATACCAGCCTCGTGGTGGGATGAAGTACCTGAAGAAAGGTCTTCGCTGGCTCAAGAAAAGAGGTATCTATGTTATGCTTGACCATCATGCGCTGCCGGGTGTGGCGTCTGCCAACCAGATGTTTGCCGGGCGCTGTACTAGCGACGTCCAATTCTATGTATGTTTTTGTCCACATCAAATGTTCGCATTGATATCTAACTCTTAAACACTCAGACTCCGAAAAACTACAAACGTGCCTTAATCTGGGCTGGAGTCATGACAGCTATGACCCACACGGACCCGGACTGGAGCAGTGTTTTCTCCATCGAGGCTATCAACGAGCCGGCTCGTGACGCCAACCAGACCCCCGGTTACGGCGAGTGTACGTGAGCGATTTATCAAATTTCTATATACCACTAACTCCTTCCTGCAGATCAAAAGCAATATGTCCAGGTGGTTCGCCTAGTGGAATATGCGTTGGGAGTCCCTTGTCCAGACACTGATTATACCAAGATTTTCCCTGATTTATCATACTCGAAATCATACGACAAAGGCTTACCCGCGGTTGCTGCTCACATTAAGGACAAGACCATTCGCGACGTGCTGATGGAAGTGCACAAATATATGAAGTCCAACGCTGAGGAGTTCGGCCTCGGGTCTGATATCTATGTCGATATTGATGTCGATGTCAATCTATCGTTTGGTGCCTCCACGTCGGAAGTTGAGAAGCGCGAGCCTGTGGAACCTGTCGTCCCTCACGGATCCAGCTTGGAACGCCACAATGCTCGTAGGCGCCTCCACCACGAGCACGGTCTCTCAGCCAGGTTAGGCAAGGATGTATGCCGCACTTGTCTGACTACTGTGTGAGTCAGGCCGAATCTCAACTCCGAGTATCCCGAATCTTTCTTATTTCTTTCAATAGGTTCCAAAACATGCATTGGCAATACAATAACCCACCGTAAGCGGGGTTTACCTTGAAACTGTGAAGTTGAGGACTGACTGTGTTATAGTAATCCGGCTGATGCCGCCAATGGACCTCAGGCCTACGACGCACACCTGTATTTCGCTTTCGGTGAGTGATTTTCTTTTAAGAAAATCTTTTGAGCTGCATCTTTTCTAAACCCGATTTCAGGTGGTGTCGCGGACCCCAACCCTGAGTCATATATGAAGACCATATGCAGTACGTTACCTCCTGCTTGCACTATCCAACAAGTCTAATTATCCGTAGACACTAATCGTGTTGCGAGGGCAAAGTCTGTCGGTAACTCTCCGCTGGTTTTTGGCGAATGGTCGGTTGCTACCAACTTCAACGCCACTCCCGAGTTCTATCAAGACTGTGAGCAAAAGCACATTCGTTAACATGATCCGCTTTGACTGATTTGAGTTGTAGGGCTGGATGCCCAAAGAACAATCTACGCCGGTCAGGCCGATGGCTGGCTGTTCTGGAGCTACAAGCTTGAGAAAGGAAATAGATATGTTCCTGACATGTACGATCCGTCCTCACAATTTCCAGCAATAGACTAATCGTTATTCTCTCAGGTCATGGTCAGCCACTTACGAGGCTGGCTACTTTACGAAGGATGATCCTAGCAAACTCAAGAACCCGGATGTATGCAAACCTTGGATAGCGAATAGTACTACCACTGTGGCTTGATATATCGTAAATTGCTTGGACTCTTTCAGCTACAATTCCGTcttaatatatatttgttGTTGTCTTTAAAACTAGTTCGCGTGATTGCGGTCTAGATATGTTTGATCGGAGCAAAATCCGATCAACTTCAATATCCCTTAGTTTTGATTAACTTTGATCGCCCCCAATGAGGAATCTCAATCAGCTCCCCATAAACCTTAGGTTTCATGATGTAGAATTCGGATACAGATTTACCTGTACGGATTCCCGCTCTACTTCTTGCCCCTCGTAAAACCCGATCACCTGACTTTGAAAATCTACGGTTTTCGGTGGTCTTTGACGGACACCAAAAGCTGCTGAACAATCGTAATGGTTGGCTGCATCCAAATTTTCGGCAAAGCTCGTCTATAGAACTCGGGCAATCGCATCTCTGGTATCCACGATACAACTGATGGTTTCTTCTAATATATGATATACCGTACGAGCCAATATGATTGGGTCAAATATGCTAACGTTACCGTCACGAGTGCGATTTTCGTCGTGGCGCGCGTGCCGCTCTAGCACCGAACCCCACATTTGATTTTCCATATCAATATAGTCGTAGATCGCCCCATGGTATTCCGTGTCCCCCGTCTTCAGTGCCCCTGACAAGACGATGGTTTCGAAAGACAAGCCGCTATCCCTTCACCGAACGAGCCGATCATCTTCGAATTCCTGTTTTCATTGGAGCCCATACATATTTGCGCTGATGGTATTTCGCTTCCTTATGAACTTTATGACCGAATGCAAATTTCTCACGTATCCAATGGAGCTGGAGTGTCCAAATCTGAACCCATGGATGATTTACTAGCGTTCCAAGTCCGGCGCGCTGGTCGTTCCTTCATCTTCATCGAATAACTAGAGCGATTCACCAATCTTCAACAGCTCAATCATATTATTAAACCCATATTCTGGATCCTTATCTGTATTGAGGAACAATGATTTTCATCTCCCCGGTTTGGACCGCCTTGCCCGATAGCAACGTCAAAAACGGATGTATGTCACGACCACTTATTCTCTATTTTTTCTTCCTGATAACATATAATATAGAGGAATTGGCATGAATATCTTGAAGCACAATCTCTATAAAGTTAGTATGCAAGCAGCTCGTCTTAACTCTCCCAAAGGTCGACATAACTAGATTCGCATATCGTAGGTCATGACCAACTCTTCGGGATGTATATATCGTAATCAAATCCCGTGGATCATACTGCAAATTTGTGTCGCGATGAAATGCATAGCTTGTGCTAGGGACATCCGACACAACAGAAGCAGAACACCCAGACCTAGAATTCTTGTTCCTAGATAGCCCACAAGAGGTATGGTCAAAGAATATGTCGCCCGATACCTCCGAGAGCTATATTATATAACCGCTCCCTCTGTCTAACATTCAATATCACAAGTCTTCATTTCCTTGTACTTTCTTCCAGCTAGTACAGACATAAATCGTTCCAGCCTTCATCGATATTTTATCGAGTTATCCACATATTTACACTCCTATGAGACTCCATTCTGTTGCTCTCGGTACCGGCTTACTCGGTGCTACTGCTGTTACTGCAGCTAAGAATGGACTCCCCGTGGACAAGATTTATGGAGTAAATGTGAGCAACCATCTCTTTGGTCCTTATATTCCCATAGAATGATACTTTATATTTAGCTCGGTAGTTGGTACGCTGAGCCTGGTCGAAATGTCGACTTATGACTTGTCTAATACGTTATTCAGGCTACTTGTAGAACCATGGATGCTGCCCGACGAATGGGTAAACAAAATGGGAGGAGAACGCTGTGATGCTGATTGCTCTGCTTGCGCGGCCAGCGAGTTGTGAGTTTATTTCGCGAAACATCTGAGTCGCCGTCTATCGCTCAACGCATCTGTTAAATAGCGGGCTCGTCAAAAAGCTTGGCCAGGAAAAAGCGGATCAAGTGTTTGAGGAACACTGGTAAGCGATCATATGCAATCTTATAAATTATCAACTTAGCGGAATTCGGCCAGGGCAACATGGTTTACTGAAAAAGACGTAGAAGAGATTGTGGCCGCTGGGTTAAATTCTGTTCGTATCCCCCTGGGCTACTGGATTGTTGAACCATTGGTGGAGCGGTCCACCGAATTTTATGTAAGTGGTAAGCGCATTGACATTCGCTTGGCTCTAATGGTTTCCCCTAGCCTCGAGGTGGCATGAAATACCTCAAAAAGGGTCTTGGTTGGCTCAAGA
The Rhizoctonia solani chromosome 8, complete sequence DNA segment above includes these coding regions:
- a CDS encoding Cellulase (glycosyl hydrolase family 5 protein); the encoded protein is MRLRSVAIGTSLLGATAVSAAKSSLPVDKVYGTNLGSWLLVEPWMLPNEWVNKMGGDSCESDCSSCAYSEFDLVKKIGQERADKVFDEHWATWFTEKDADIIKNAGLNMIRIPLGYWIVESLVDRSTEHYPRGGMKYLKKGLRWLKKRGIYVMLDHHALPGVASANQMFAGRCTSDVQFYTPKNYKRALIWAGVMTAMTHTDPDWSSVFSIEAINEPARDANQTPGYGEYQKQYVQVVRLVEYALGVPCPDTDYTKIFPDLSYSKSYDKGLPAVAAHIKDKTIRDVLMEVHKYMKSNAEEFGLGSDIYVDIDVDVNLSFGASTSEVEKREPVEPVVPHGSSLERHNARRRLHHEHGLSARLGKDVCRTCLTTVFQNMHWQYNNPPNPADAANGPQAYDAHLYFAFGGVADPNPESYMKTICNTNRVARAKSVGNSPLVFGEWSVATNFNATPEFYQDWLDAQRTIYAGQADGWLFWSYKLEKGNRYVPDMSWSATYEAGYFTKDDPSKLKNPDVCKPWIANSTTTVA